The following are from one region of the Moritella sp. 24 genome:
- the pip gene encoding prolyl aminopeptidase, whose protein sequence is MSAYLGFTYQPLVYFVAKEEVDIVMIGLYPAIQHYAEHHLSVSPQHNLYIEEVGNPDGIPLLFLHDGPGKGVLEDDRRLFDPKVYRIVLFDQRGCGRSQPYACIENNTTEDLLQDISAILTLLDIHRCVLFGEGWGATLALLYSLIHRDKVQGLILHSLFLARNQDLTWQFSASGGAAQLFPEHFNHLISRANGTDYAALLSSYSQLLVSDNDIEKMAAAKAWVEWQAQIGNPHPEFRSKVDLIDADVALSMSTLQCHYFSNNCFISDNYILKCSDALVPVPMIMVHGRFDISNPLGPAYELCERLPLAQLFIVPYAGHFDCEPGMIDALRKSTELMAEIIDFEFVSD, encoded by the coding sequence GTGTCTGCTTATCTAGGGTTTACCTATCAGCCTCTCGTGTACTTTGTTGCAAAAGAGGAGGTTGATATTGTTATGATTGGACTGTACCCCGCCATCCAGCATTATGCTGAACATCATTTATCTGTAAGTCCCCAGCACAATCTTTATATTGAAGAAGTGGGTAATCCTGATGGCATACCTTTATTATTTCTTCATGACGGTCCCGGTAAAGGGGTTCTAGAAGATGATAGACGCCTATTTGACCCTAAGGTATACCGGATAGTTTTGTTTGACCAACGAGGTTGTGGGCGCTCTCAACCGTATGCCTGCATTGAAAATAATACCACCGAAGATTTATTGCAGGATATTAGTGCTATCTTAACCTTACTCGATATTCATCGTTGCGTATTGTTTGGCGAAGGGTGGGGCGCGACTTTAGCATTACTGTACAGTTTGATTCATCGAGATAAGGTGCAGGGGCTCATATTACACAGTTTATTTCTCGCGCGTAATCAAGATCTCACTTGGCAGTTTTCAGCTTCTGGCGGTGCCGCACAATTATTTCCTGAGCATTTTAACCATTTGATAAGTCGTGCTAATGGCACGGACTATGCTGCACTGCTATCCTCATATAGCCAGTTATTAGTCAGTGACAATGATATTGAGAAAATGGCAGCAGCAAAAGCGTGGGTGGAATGGCAGGCGCAAATTGGTAATCCACATCCTGAATTTCGTAGTAAGGTTGATTTGATTGATGCTGATGTGGCATTGAGTATGTCGACATTACAGTGTCACTATTTTTCGAATAATTGCTTTATTAGTGATAATTATATTTTAAAGTGTTCAGATGCGTTAGTGCCTGTGCCAATGATCATGGTGCATGGACGCTTTGATATTTCGAATCCGTTAGGTCCTGCTTATGAGTTATGTGAACGCTTACCGTTAGCGCAACTATTCATTGTCCCTTACGCTGGCCATTTTGATTGTGAGCCGGGCATGATTGATGCGCTACGAAAATCGACAGAGTTAATGGCTGAAATTATCGACTTTGAGTTTGTCAGTGATTAA
- the dtd gene encoding D-aminoacyl-tRNA deacylase codes for MIALIQRVRKADVSVENEIIGKIDQGLVVLLGVEKGDTEAKAKRLCEKLLAYRVFGDADDKMNLNVQQVNGELLVVSQFTLAADTNSGTRPSFSTAAAPADANHLYEYFVGQCRHKEITTETGRFAADMQVSLVNDGPVTFWLQV; via the coding sequence ATGATTGCATTGATCCAACGTGTGCGCAAAGCGGATGTCAGCGTTGAAAATGAAATAATTGGTAAAATAGATCAAGGCTTAGTTGTACTACTAGGTGTTGAAAAAGGGGATACAGAAGCGAAAGCAAAACGTTTATGCGAGAAGCTATTAGCGTATCGTGTGTTTGGCGATGCTGACGATAAAATGAATTTAAATGTGCAGCAAGTGAACGGTGAGCTATTAGTTGTGTCGCAGTTTACCTTAGCTGCGGATACGAATTCTGGAACTCGACCAAGCTTTTCAACGGCCGCTGCTCCTGCAGATGCAAATCATTTATATGAGTATTTTGTTGGTCAATGTCGTCACAAAGAAATAACGACAGAAACAGGACGCTTTGCTGCAGATATGCAAGTGTCATTAGTTAATGATGGACCAGTTACTTTTTGGCTGCAAGTATAA
- a CDS encoding bifunctional GNAT family N-acetyltransferase/hotdog fold thioesterase — translation MFHVYIPETEQELEDYYHLRWSLLRAPLQRPRGTEKDIYDEHSEHRMILDNTGNPIACGRIYTAGADESQIHYMAVDPKHRKQGLGSLLISALEDEAYKAGSERIVMNARVEAVPFYEKCGFSLVGSGQISEGVRHRQMIKEVNAMDKILRHPDWCAELQQEWQSKIPISHHMGITIRQYSGWRFETVAPLNANVNVHDTMFAGSIYSQATLTGWGLVWLMLKEQGLLGNIVLSKGSINYKRPINLEPFAVAHKYRVKGSLLELLEGRNAKLDIEVDVYSGPKLAAIFSATFVVIPVGA, via the coding sequence ATGTTTCACGTGTATATACCTGAGACGGAACAAGAGTTAGAAGATTATTATCATTTGCGTTGGTCGCTATTAAGAGCGCCATTACAGCGCCCGCGTGGTACTGAAAAGGATATATATGATGAGCACAGTGAGCATCGTATGATTCTCGATAATACAGGTAACCCGATTGCCTGTGGTCGAATTTATACTGCTGGCGCTGATGAATCTCAAATTCATTATATGGCTGTCGACCCGAAGCATCGGAAACAAGGTTTGGGGAGTCTGCTGATCTCTGCATTGGAAGATGAAGCATATAAAGCGGGTAGTGAACGTATTGTCATGAATGCGCGTGTTGAAGCTGTGCCTTTCTATGAAAAATGTGGTTTTTCTTTGGTTGGTAGCGGACAGATATCTGAAGGTGTTCGTCATCGTCAGATGATCAAAGAAGTGAACGCCATGGATAAGATTTTACGACATCCTGATTGGTGTGCTGAGTTACAGCAAGAGTGGCAGAGTAAGATCCCGATTAGTCATCATATGGGTATTACGATTCGTCAGTATAGTGGTTGGCGTTTTGAAACTGTCGCGCCCTTGAATGCGAACGTGAATGTGCACGATACAATGTTTGCGGGTAGTATTTATAGTCAGGCAACATTGACTGGTTGGGGACTCGTGTGGCTAATGCTCAAAGAGCAGGGGTTACTGGGTAATATTGTATTATCTAAAGGCAGTATTAATTATAAACGACCTATCAATCTAGAGCCTTTTGCGGTTGCTCATAAATATCGAGTGAAAGGAAGTTTACTGGAATTGTTAGAAGGGCGTAATGCGAAGCTAGATATTGAAGTTGATGTTTATAGTGGTCCGAAGTTGGCCGCCATTTTTAGCGCGACCTTTGTTGTTATCCCCGTTGGTGCATAA
- the recG gene encoding ATP-dependent DNA helicase RecG — protein sequence MRLDKIPVIELKGVGAKMAEKLAKLNLVTVQDLLFHLPSRYQDRTTIYPIQDLLPGLHGTIEGEIVSCDVTFGKRKIMSCKVNDGTGIITLLFFHFNAGQKNSFSVGKTITAFGEFRRGRFGYEIVHPEYKIANTANSEMSEETLTPVYPSTDGLKQLTLRNLTDQALQHLTQTTLQELLPKGLYTGQIELNHAIQLLHRPTPDVSLELLEQGQHPAQQRLIIEELLAQNISMLQLRQKMQLHPAVKLQPSKVMTDKFLAQLPFTPTNAQQRVVAEIQQDLQKAYPMMRLVQGDVGSGKTLVAALAALQAIGNGYQVALMAPTEILAEQHAINFKGWFNQLGIKVGWLSGKQKGKAREAELESIASGETQMIVGTHAIFQDAVKFLNLTLVIIDEQHRFGVEQRLALREKGAVSGLYPHQLFMTATPIPRTLAMTAYADLNTSVIDELPPGRTPITTVVMPDSKRSKIIERVELSVKNEGRQVYWVCTLIEESEVLEAQAAEDTVNDLQKQLPDLRIGLVHGRMKAIEKQYVMDAFKNKQLDLLVATTVIEVGVDVPNASLMIIENPERLGLAQLHQLRGRVGRGKVASHCVLLYHAPLSDTGSKRLSVLRETTDGFRIAQRDLEIRGPGEMLGSKQTGIADLKVADLVRDQQLIPLVQNIARHLLQQHPDNANAITRRWMADKDIYSNA from the coding sequence ATGCGATTAGATAAAATCCCGGTTATCGAATTAAAGGGTGTAGGGGCCAAAATGGCCGAGAAGTTAGCCAAGCTGAACTTAGTTACCGTTCAGGATTTGCTATTTCACCTGCCAAGTCGATACCAGGACCGCACCACTATCTATCCTATTCAGGATCTATTACCTGGCTTGCACGGTACTATCGAAGGCGAGATCGTTAGTTGCGATGTCACATTTGGTAAACGTAAAATCATGTCTTGTAAAGTAAACGACGGTACAGGGATTATCACCTTACTGTTTTTCCACTTTAACGCCGGACAAAAAAACAGTTTCAGCGTAGGTAAAACAATCACCGCATTTGGTGAGTTTCGCCGTGGTCGCTTTGGCTATGAGATCGTTCATCCAGAATATAAAATCGCAAATACAGCCAACTCTGAAATGAGTGAAGAAACACTGACGCCCGTGTACCCTTCAACTGATGGATTAAAACAGCTCACCTTACGTAACCTAACAGACCAAGCCCTGCAACACCTCACACAAACCACATTACAAGAACTGCTCCCCAAAGGTTTATACACCGGACAGATTGAATTAAACCACGCGATTCAATTATTACATCGCCCTACACCCGATGTTTCGCTGGAATTATTAGAGCAAGGTCAACACCCCGCTCAACAACGCTTAATTATTGAAGAACTGCTCGCGCAAAATATCAGCATGCTGCAGTTACGTCAGAAAATGCAGCTACATCCCGCGGTTAAGTTACAACCGAGCAAAGTGATGACCGATAAGTTTTTAGCGCAATTGCCCTTTACGCCAACGAATGCACAACAGCGTGTTGTAGCAGAGATCCAACAGGACCTCCAGAAAGCCTACCCTATGATGCGCTTGGTGCAAGGTGACGTTGGGTCAGGTAAAACCCTTGTTGCAGCCTTAGCGGCGCTTCAGGCTATCGGTAATGGCTATCAAGTGGCATTAATGGCTCCGACTGAAATATTAGCAGAACAACACGCGATAAACTTTAAAGGTTGGTTCAATCAACTTGGAATTAAAGTGGGCTGGTTGTCCGGCAAGCAAAAAGGTAAAGCCCGAGAAGCGGAACTCGAATCTATTGCCAGCGGTGAGACGCAAATGATTGTCGGCACTCATGCTATTTTTCAAGATGCGGTTAAATTCTTAAATCTAACCTTAGTCATTATTGATGAGCAACATCGATTTGGTGTCGAACAACGCCTTGCACTGCGTGAGAAAGGAGCCGTGAGTGGTTTATATCCGCACCAACTATTTATGACGGCAACTCCGATCCCACGAACGTTAGCCATGACCGCTTATGCCGATTTGAATACCTCAGTAATTGACGAACTACCGCCAGGTCGAACCCCGATTACCACGGTCGTGATGCCCGATAGCAAACGCAGTAAAATCATCGAACGAGTTGAACTGTCCGTTAAAAATGAAGGCCGTCAAGTATATTGGGTATGTACACTAATCGAAGAATCAGAAGTACTAGAAGCGCAAGCCGCTGAAGATACTGTCAATGATTTACAAAAACAATTACCCGACTTACGTATTGGTTTAGTGCATGGACGTATGAAAGCCATTGAAAAACAATACGTAATGGATGCCTTCAAAAATAAACAATTAGACTTATTAGTGGCAACAACCGTGATTGAAGTGGGTGTTGATGTACCTAATGCTAGCTTGATGATAATCGAAAACCCAGAACGTTTGGGTCTTGCGCAATTACACCAATTACGTGGTCGTGTAGGTCGTGGTAAAGTGGCCAGTCACTGCGTATTACTTTATCACGCCCCTCTTTCTGATACCGGAAGTAAGCGTCTATCAGTATTACGTGAAACAACGGATGGCTTTCGAATTGCACAACGTGATTTAGAGATCCGCGGACCGGGTGAAATGCTGGGAAGTAAACAGACAGGGATTGCAGATTTAAAAGTCGCGGACTTAGTACGAGACCAACAGCTTATACCATTGGTGCAAAATATTGCCCGTCACTTACTACAGCAGCATCCAGATAATGCCAATGCCATCACTCGACGTTGGATGGCAGACAAAGATATTTATTCGAACGCATAA
- the trmH gene encoding tRNA (guanosine(18)-2'-O)-methyltransferase TrmH: MTPERLERITKMLQHRQPDLTVCMESVHKPHNLAAVVRTCDAVGVNNVHAVWSVRPTKVSGGTATGSQNWVKVHSHDNIAEAIKELKAQGMQVLATNLSDTAVDFREIDYTKPTAILMGQEKTGISAEALALADQDIIIPMVGMVQSLNVSVATATILYEAQRQRDNAGMYQGESKLSAEEQHKTYFEGGHPIFAKACKRKGLAYPALDEEGQIVADETWWDALRSAN; the protein is encoded by the coding sequence ATGACCCCAGAACGTTTAGAACGCATTACTAAAATGCTACAACACCGCCAACCAGACCTAACTGTTTGTATGGAATCAGTGCATAAACCACATAACCTTGCTGCTGTAGTGAGAACTTGTGATGCTGTCGGTGTCAACAATGTTCACGCGGTATGGTCAGTACGTCCAACAAAAGTATCTGGTGGCACTGCAACTGGCAGCCAAAACTGGGTAAAAGTACACTCTCACGACAACATTGCAGAAGCAATTAAAGAGTTGAAAGCACAAGGCATGCAAGTACTTGCAACAAACCTGTCTGATACTGCTGTTGATTTCCGCGAGATTGATTACACGAAACCAACTGCAATCTTAATGGGTCAAGAAAAAACAGGTATCAGTGCTGAAGCATTGGCACTTGCCGATCAAGATATCATCATCCCGATGGTTGGTATGGTGCAATCATTAAACGTATCAGTAGCGACTGCAACGATTTTATATGAAGCACAACGTCAACGTGATAATGCAGGCATGTATCAAGGCGAAAGCAAATTATCAGCAGAAGAACAGCATAAAACTTACTTTGAAGGCGGTCACCCTATCTTCGCTAAAGCATGTAAGCGTAAAGGTTTAGCTTACCCAGCATTAGATGAAGAAGGTCAAATCGTTGCTGACGAAACTTGGTGGGATGCTCTGCGTAGCGCCAACTAG
- the spoT gene encoding bifunctional GTP diphosphokinase/guanosine-3',5'-bis pyrophosphate 3'-pyrophosphohydrolase — protein sequence MHIFANLKATTSTYLSVEQVELIEHAYLVAREAHLPQKRSTGEPYIIHPVAVAEILADMRLDHKTIMAALLHDVIEDTPTTQEDLASLFGNTVAELVEGVSKLDKLKFRDRKEAQAENFRKMFMAMVQDIRVILIKLADRTHNMRTLGALRPDKRRRIARETLDIFAPIANRLGIHNIKNELEELGLEAMYPMRYRILSESVKAARGNRKEVMSNIRQEIEGRLEEAGVPAETHGREKLIFSIYNKMQKKRVQFHEVVDIYAFRIIVEDLDTCYRVLGQMHSLYKPKITRFKDYIAIPKTNGYQSLHTSLVGPHGVPLEIQIRTKDMDLMADRGVAAHWSYKQGADKINTNAQLRAQKWMQSLLELQQSAGSSFEFIESVKTDLFPDEIYVFTPKGKIIELPRGATPVDVAYSIHTDVGHTCVGARVNRQPHALSQPLKNGQTVEIITAPGARPNAAWLNFIVTGRARGRVRQQLKNMRTEDSIILGRRLLNHALNGVKIDDIAADNLAQVLEDTKSENLDALLIEIGLGNIMSILVARRLQGRVDELTDLAPRSENQDKMPIKGAEGMLVSFANCCHPIPGDPIVAHLSPGKGLVVHIETCRNIHGYQNEPDRYIPVEWDDHIDPSQEFKTEIRIQVVNHQGVLAKLTNTVAATGANIHNIVTDEKDARVYNVDILITAKNRKHVADVMKKIRTLQDVLKISRSYN from the coding sequence TTGCATATATTCGCAAATTTAAAAGCAACGACATCAACCTACCTGTCGGTTGAACAAGTCGAACTCATTGAACATGCTTATTTAGTCGCGCGGGAAGCGCACCTACCTCAAAAAAGAAGTACGGGCGAACCTTATATTATTCACCCGGTTGCCGTCGCTGAAATTCTTGCCGATATGCGTCTTGACCATAAAACAATTATGGCGGCGCTGCTTCATGATGTGATTGAAGACACGCCAACTACGCAAGAAGATCTCGCGTCATTATTTGGTAATACCGTTGCCGAACTCGTTGAAGGTGTCTCTAAGCTTGATAAGCTCAAATTCCGCGATCGTAAAGAAGCACAAGCTGAAAACTTCCGTAAAATGTTCATGGCAATGGTACAAGACATTCGTGTTATCTTAATCAAATTAGCCGACCGTACACATAACATGCGTACCCTCGGTGCATTAAGACCAGATAAACGCCGCCGTATTGCCCGTGAAACGTTAGATATTTTTGCCCCAATTGCTAACCGTCTTGGTATTCATAATATTAAAAATGAATTAGAAGAACTGGGTTTAGAAGCAATGTACCCAATGCGTTATCGTATTCTAAGTGAATCAGTAAAAGCAGCACGCGGTAATCGTAAAGAAGTGATGTCTAACATCCGTCAAGAAATTGAAGGGCGTTTAGAAGAAGCGGGTGTACCAGCAGAAACCCATGGCCGTGAAAAATTGATTTTTAGCATCTACAACAAGATGCAGAAAAAACGTGTTCAGTTCCATGAAGTTGTTGATATTTATGCATTTAGAATTATCGTTGAAGACCTTGATACTTGTTACCGTGTACTTGGTCAAATGCACAGCTTGTACAAACCAAAGATAACTCGCTTTAAAGATTATATCGCCATTCCAAAAACCAATGGTTATCAATCTTTGCATACTTCATTAGTCGGTCCACACGGTGTACCACTAGAGATTCAAATTCGTACTAAAGATATGGATCTGATGGCTGACCGTGGTGTTGCCGCGCATTGGTCATATAAACAAGGTGCAGACAAGATTAATACCAATGCACAACTGCGTGCTCAGAAGTGGATGCAAAGTCTACTTGAGCTACAGCAAAGTGCGGGGTCATCGTTTGAATTTATTGAAAGTGTGAAAACCGATCTGTTCCCAGATGAAATTTATGTGTTCACGCCAAAAGGTAAAATCATCGAATTACCACGTGGTGCAACACCGGTAGATGTCGCTTATTCAATCCATACCGATGTGGGTCATACTTGTGTTGGTGCACGTGTGAATCGTCAACCTCATGCGCTGAGTCAACCATTGAAAAATGGTCAAACGGTTGAAATTATTACCGCACCGGGTGCACGTCCAAATGCCGCATGGTTAAACTTCATAGTGACAGGCAGAGCCCGTGGCCGCGTTCGTCAACAACTGAAAAACATGCGTACCGAAGATTCCATCATTCTTGGTCGTCGTCTATTAAATCATGCTCTAAACGGTGTGAAAATTGATGACATTGCTGCAGATAATCTAGCGCAAGTACTTGAAGATACAAAATCTGAAAACCTCGATGCTTTGCTTATCGAAATTGGTTTAGGCAACATCATGAGTATTCTTGTTGCGCGTCGTTTACAAGGCCGAGTTGATGAACTAACCGATCTTGCGCCACGCTCAGAAAACCAAGATAAAATGCCAATTAAAGGGGCCGAAGGCATGCTGGTTAGTTTTGCTAACTGCTGTCACCCAATTCCAGGTGACCCGATTGTTGCGCATTTAAGTCCGGGTAAAGGTTTGGTCGTTCATATTGAAACTTGTCGTAATATTCATGGTTATCAAAATGAACCTGACCGTTATATCCCAGTTGAATGGGATGACCACATCGATCCAAGCCAAGAGTTTAAAACAGAAATTCGTATTCAAGTTGTTAATCACCAAGGTGTATTAGCAAAATTAACCAATACGGTAGCCGCAACAGGTGCCAATATTCACAATATTGTAACTGATGAGAAAGATGCGCGTGTTTATAATGTTGATATTCTCATTACCGCTAAAAACCGTAAACATGTCGCGGATGTAATGAAAAAAATACGTACCTTACAAGACGTATTAAAAATATCACGCAGCTATAACTAA
- the rpoZ gene encoding DNA-directed RNA polymerase subunit omega has translation MARVTVEDAVQQVGNRFDLILMAARRARQLQINGKEPLVAPENDKPTVIALREIEAGLMSNELMDAGDRQEQQEHEAQQIAAVAAIAEGRG, from the coding sequence ATGGCACGCGTAACCGTAGAAGATGCTGTACAACAGGTTGGTAATCGTTTCGACCTAATATTAATGGCGGCACGTCGCGCTCGTCAATTACAGATTAATGGTAAAGAACCTCTAGTTGCACCAGAGAATGATAAACCGACTGTAATCGCCCTTCGTGAAATTGAAGCAGGTCTAATGAGCAACGAATTAATGGATGCTGGCGACCGCCAAGAACAGCAAGAACACGAAGCACAGCAAATTGCAGCAGTTGCAGCAATTGCTGAAGGTCGTGGCTAA
- the gmk gene encoding guanylate kinase, which yields MARKGTLFIVSAPSGAGKSSLIKALLDANPSSDMKVSVSHTTRAIRPGEVDGIHYHYIPVADFKQQIENDEFFEWAEVFGNYYGTSRVMIEKTLERGIDIFLDIDWQGARQIKEQIAGARGIFILPPSREELERRLNSRGQDSEEIIASRMAEAEAEMSHYNEYDYLIINDDFSTALEDLHAIVRAERLGSAKQAAKNSVIMKDLLVK from the coding sequence ATGGCACGTAAAGGCACTCTATTCATTGTATCCGCTCCAAGTGGCGCAGGTAAATCAAGTCTTATCAAAGCACTTTTAGATGCAAACCCAAGCAGCGATATGAAAGTGTCTGTATCTCACACGACTCGCGCAATTCGCCCTGGTGAAGTTGACGGCATTCATTATCACTACATTCCAGTAGCAGACTTTAAGCAACAAATCGAAAACGATGAGTTTTTTGAATGGGCTGAAGTATTCGGTAATTACTACGGTACATCACGCGTAATGATTGAAAAAACGCTGGAACGTGGCATTGATATTTTCTTAGATATCGACTGGCAAGGTGCGCGTCAAATCAAAGAACAAATCGCAGGCGCGCGTGGTATTTTTATTCTGCCACCAAGCCGTGAAGAACTAGAACGTCGTCTAAACAGTCGCGGACAAGACAGTGAAGAAATAATTGCAAGTCGAATGGCTGAAGCAGAAGCTGAAATGTCACACTATAATGAGTATGATTACCTTATTATTAATGACGATTTTTCGACTGCATTAGAAGATTTACACGCGATAGTTCGTGCAGAAAGACTTGGCTCAGCAAAGCAAGCCGCAAAAAACAGTGTAATAATGAAAGATTTGCTGGTTAAATAG
- a CDS encoding multidrug efflux SMR transporter, with protein sequence MGWLFLLLGVLAEATSHVALKATNGFSNFWPSAIVVFGHLLAFLFLGQAVKNLPVGIVHASWAGLAIILVTYMSSLVYKQHLDTKVWIGMLFIAVGIALINLSSTPHTH encoded by the coding sequence ATGGGTTGGTTATTTCTTTTATTAGGCGTATTAGCAGAAGCAACATCGCATGTGGCTCTAAAAGCGACCAATGGATTTAGCAACTTTTGGCCAAGTGCAATTGTTGTATTTGGTCACCTACTCGCGTTTCTATTTTTAGGCCAAGCCGTTAAAAACTTACCAGTCGGTATTGTTCATGCTTCATGGGCAGGATTGGCTATTATTTTAGTAACTTACATGTCTAGCTTAGTTTACAAACAGCACCTTGATACAAAAGTTTGGATCGGCATGTTATTCATTGCTGTTGGTATTGCGCTAATCAACCTTTCGTCAACACCACATACCCACTAA
- a CDS encoding S-(hydroxymethyl)glutathione dehydrogenase/class III alcohol dehydrogenase: MTDKFIKSKAAIAWGPNQPLSIEEVDVMLPRAGEVLVRIIATGVCHTDAFTMSGDDPEGIFPVILGHEGGGIVEQIGEGVTSVEVGDHVIPLYTPECGECKYCKSGKTNLCQKIRETQGQGLMPDGTTRFYKDGQPIFHYMGCSTFSEYTVLPEISLAKVNKEAPLEEVCLLGCGVTTGMGAVLNTAKVQEGDTVAVFGLGGIGLSAIIGAQMAKAGRIIAIDINESKFELARQLGATDCINPKDYDKPIQDVIVELTDGGVDYSFECIGNVDVMRSALECCHKGWGESVVIGVAGAGQEISTRPFQLVTGRVWRGSAFGGVKGRSELPEIVERYMAGDFKLNDFITHTMGLEDINESFELMHKGESIRTVIHFDK; the protein is encoded by the coding sequence ATGACTGACAAATTTATTAAATCAAAAGCGGCTATTGCCTGGGGCCCTAACCAACCACTTTCTATTGAAGAAGTAGATGTGATGTTACCCCGCGCTGGTGAAGTATTAGTTCGCATCATCGCAACTGGCGTATGTCACACAGACGCATTTACAATGTCAGGTGATGATCCAGAAGGTATCTTCCCTGTGATTCTTGGTCATGAAGGTGGTGGTATCGTTGAACAAATCGGCGAAGGCGTAACAAGCGTTGAAGTTGGCGACCATGTTATCCCGCTTTACACGCCAGAATGTGGCGAATGTAAGTACTGTAAATCAGGTAAAACTAACCTTTGCCAAAAAATTCGTGAAACGCAAGGCCAAGGCCTAATGCCAGATGGCACAACTCGTTTTTACAAAGACGGTCAGCCAATCTTCCATTACATGGGTTGCTCAACATTCTCTGAATACACTGTATTACCAGAAATTTCGTTAGCAAAAGTAAATAAAGAAGCCCCATTAGAAGAAGTTTGTTTATTAGGTTGTGGCGTAACAACGGGTATGGGTGCAGTACTTAATACAGCTAAAGTTCAAGAAGGCGACACTGTTGCTGTATTTGGTCTAGGTGGTATCGGTCTTTCTGCAATCATCGGCGCACAAATGGCAAAAGCAGGTCGTATCATTGCTATAGACATTAACGAAAGCAAATTCGAACTAGCACGTCAATTAGGCGCAACCGACTGCATTAATCCAAAAGACTATGACAAACCAATTCAAGACGTCATCGTTGAATTAACTGACGGTGGTGTTGATTACTCATTCGAATGTATCGGTAACGTTGACGTAATGCGCTCTGCATTAGAATGCTGCCATAAAGGTTGGGGTGAATCAGTTGTTATTGGTGTAGCCGGTGCAGGTCAAGAAATCTCAACGCGTCCGTTCCAACTAGTAACGGGTCGAGTATGGCGTGGCAGTGCATTCGGTGGTGTTAAAGGTCGTTCAGAATTGCCAGAAATTGTAGAACGTTACATGGCTGGTGACTTCAAACTAAACGATTTCATCACTCACACAATGGGCTTAGAAGACATTAACGAGTCATTTGAATTGATGCACAAAGGCGAAAGTATTCGTACTGTTATTCATTTCGATAAATAA
- a CDS encoding glutathione S-transferase N-terminal domain-containing protein, whose translation MKVVRWLLGRLILTLNFIFTPKSMKRPADAQAKVDSEINNMSLYQFEACPFCVKVRRSMKRLNLDITVRDAKNDATFGNELEQQGGKRKVPCLRIEENGQVQWMYESSDIIAHLEKKFA comes from the coding sequence ATGAAAGTTGTTCGCTGGCTACTAGGCCGTCTTATTTTAACGCTTAACTTTATCTTCACGCCAAAAAGCATGAAACGCCCAGCTGATGCACAAGCAAAAGTTGATAGCGAGATCAATAACATGTCTCTTTACCAATTTGAGGCTTGCCCATTTTGTGTAAAAGTACGTCGTAGCATGAAGCGTTTAAACTTAGATATCACCGTACGCGACGCGAAAAACGATGCAACGTTTGGTAACGAACTTGAGCAACAAGGCGGCAAACGCAAAGTACCTTGCCTACGTATTGAAGAAAATGGTCAAGTACAATGGATGTATGAATCAAGCGACATCATTGCTCATTTAGAAAAGAAATTTGCTTAA